The following DNA comes from Micromonospora chokoriensis.
CAGTCGAAGACCTGCGCCCAGAAGCCGGCCAGGGCGTACGTGTCGTGGCAGTCGATGCTGATGTTGTGAATGATCGAACTCACGGTTGGTCCTCCACAGTGGTGGTAGCGACACGTCCCCCAGCGCTGCGGAGCACGCAGCACCCGGCGAGCACCGCCGACCAGGAGCCGGCCAGGGTGTACGTGTCATGGCAGTCGAAACTAATGGTGCGGATCCGTGGATACACGGGTGGTCCCTCCGTCGTCGGATGGGGACGCTCCGCCGCCGGGGGTCAGCCTGCGATCACCCGGGGTGCGGAGCCCTTAGTGGTGGACATCGACGCACCCCCCTTCACTCTCCGAGCCGACCCGGTGATCTTGCCATCGGCCGAACGCCGCCCGCAACCCCGTTCAGCCGCCCGTCGACACCGGCCCGGTCACCGCCGGGGCGTCCGCCGACGGCAGGGTGACGGTGACCTCCAGGCCACCGCCGGGCTGCGCGATCACCCGTACCGTCCCGCCGTGCGCCGTGCAGACCGCCCGGACGATGGACAGGCCCAGCCCGGAGCCGCGGGCGCCGGTGCGTTCCCGGCCACCGCGCCGGAACGGCTCGAACAGCCCCGGCACGTCGGCCTGGTCCACCTCGAAGCCGGTGTTGCCCACCACCAACCACGACCGGACGCCGTCGGTGCCGGTACGCACCCACAGCCGGCCATGCAGGTGGTTGTAGCGGACCGCGTTCTCGATGAGGTTCCCGGCCAGCCGGTCGAGCAACCCCGGATCACCGACGACCGGCGCGGACTCCAGTGACGTCTGCACCCGCAGACCGATCCGTTCCACCTCGCGGCGCATCGCCGACAACGCGTTGACGGTGCCGGTGGCGAGGTCACACTCCGTCCGCCGACCCAGCTGCCGCCCGGCCTGCGCCTCGCTGCGGGCCAGCACCAGCAGCGCGTCCACCAGGCCGTTGGCGCGTTCCGAGGCGTCCCGGACCACCGTCGCCATCCGACGGTACTCGGCGGCATCCGCGTCGTCGTCGCTGAGCGTCACGTCGATCTCGGTCCGCATGACGGCGAGCGGGGTACGCAGCTCGTGCGAGGCGTTCGCCACGAAACGTTTCTGCGCCTCGAAGGCGGACGCGATCCGGTCCAACATGGCGTCGAACGTCTTGGCCAGCTCGGCCACCTCGTCGTCGGCGCCCGAGTAGCCGATCCGCTGGTCCAGCGTCGCCTCACCGAGCCGCTGCGCGGTCGCGGTGACCTGGTGCAACGGGCGCAGCGCCCGACCGGCCACGGCGTACGCGCCGGCCACTCCGACGACGCTCACCGCCAGCAGCGCGACCAGGCCCTTCGCCAGCAGTTCCCCGGAGGCGGCGTCGACGAGTTGCCGCTGCCACTGGGCGGCGTC
Coding sequences within:
- a CDS encoding sensor histidine kinase codes for the protein MSRRLRPTLRLRLTLLNGVLLVGAGAILVALAWLLVRDALRPTDELLPGTTVVLADGTSMDAAQWQRQLVDAASGELLAKGLVALLAVSVVGVAGAYAVAGRALRPLHQVTATAQRLGEATLDQRIGYSGADDEVAELAKTFDAMLDRIASAFEAQKRFVANASHELRTPLAVMRTEIDVTLSDDDADAAEYRRMATVVRDASERANGLVDALLVLARSEAQAGRQLGRRTECDLATGTVNALSAMRREVERIGLRVQTSLESAPVVGDPGLLDRLAGNLIENAVRYNHLHGRLWVRTGTDGVRSWLVVGNTGFEVDQADVPGLFEPFRRGGRERTGARGSGLGLSIVRAVCTAHGGTVRVIAQPGGGLEVTVTLPSADAPAVTGPVSTGG